In one Arenibacter antarcticus genomic region, the following are encoded:
- the rluF gene encoding 23S rRNA pseudouridine(2604) synthase RluF codes for MKEREGTRINKFLSEMGYCSRRAADKLIDQGRVTINGTVPEMGTKITEKDEIRVDGTLISEPQDKPVYIAFNKPIGIVCTTDTKREKDNIIDYINYPSRIFPIGRLDKPSEGLILLTNDGDIVNKILRARNNHEKDYIVTVDRPITQEFLERMSNGVPILDRVTRKCYLEQLDKFVFKITLTQGLNRQIRRMCEYLDYNVTALKRIRIMNIELDVPVGKWRNLTEKELQDINESVSDSSKTPKS; via the coding sequence ATGAAAGAGAGGGAAGGCACTCGGATAAACAAGTTTTTAAGCGAAATGGGATACTGCTCCAGAAGGGCAGCAGATAAGCTTATAGACCAAGGTAGGGTCACCATTAATGGTACGGTTCCAGAAATGGGGACCAAAATCACGGAAAAGGACGAAATACGCGTAGACGGAACACTTATTTCGGAACCACAGGATAAACCTGTTTACATTGCGTTTAACAAGCCTATTGGCATTGTCTGTACAACAGACACAAAACGGGAAAAAGATAATATAATAGACTACATCAACTATCCCAGTAGAATATTCCCAATAGGTAGGTTGGACAAACCCAGTGAAGGACTTATACTTCTTACCAATGACGGAGATATTGTAAACAAAATATTACGTGCCCGGAATAATCACGAGAAAGATTATATAGTTACCGTAGACCGTCCTATTACCCAAGAATTCTTGGAGAGAATGAGCAATGGGGTACCTATTCTGGACCGCGTAACCCGAAAATGTTACTTGGAACAACTAGATAAGTTTGTGTTTAAAATAACCTTAACGCAAGGTTTAAATAGACAAATCCGACGGATGTGTGAGTATTTAGATTACAATGTAACCGCATTGAAACGGATACGGATCATGAATATCGAATTGGACGTACCTGTGGGAAAATGGCGGAATTTAACCGAAAAAGAACTACAAGACATCAACGAATCGGTTTCCGACTCCTCCAAAACACCAAAATCTTAA
- a CDS encoding family 20 glycosylhydrolase yields MKKISIIYFLVCTILLASCSPKEQKMGDFKLLPQAQEFNITGVSSFSYDTPIGYKANGQEKLPILTRELIGLKEVTDKSISQLVYQIDTEMDIPSEGYTLTIEDNIINIKAKDEAGLFYAFTTLEQLYEDAKDQKVNLPLCHITDFPELSYRAIHLDVKHHLEKPEYYYGLMNKLASFKVNGIILEIEDKLKFKRQPTIASEDALSIEEWRKISDYAKERHIEISPLVQGLGHASFILKHPEYFDLRDDVSRDWAFNPLDPKTYEVQFDLYLDAMEAFPHGKYLHVGGDEVHTTGRGSKEPALKLQLMWLDKVSKFAEEHGRTPIFWDDMPLQQADVYAPMFKPEMTEEEVNKIWEENEHKLLAFLDDFPKNCIYMRWNYETPQAYGNIKAMQWFTDHGMEVMGATAGQTRWVLMPQNDSNMDNIRAFAVNSIESGSKGLLLTLWDDDSPHFELYMRGILAFAEYSWVGDKRTNEELKMAFRQREYGYPMATAENAFITNLEGPVAFWKNALLKGNKRNYLSTMKQPLEDGVMDFPDINDKGTWSITHKERLEKAAQILELTDSIALKIKSARSTALRNDYNLQVYEQVNKLAQYSPKILLALKEYDTAKDQNAIKASATKLKELELGFNSLRKELEEVYSKTRILTKPENYILDQDHHVHLANQSINFDWQFYAEMMFFQKLDRELEKEIYMETTDPLKK; encoded by the coding sequence ATGAAAAAAATTTCTATTATCTATTTTTTAGTTTGCACCATACTATTAGCCTCCTGTTCCCCCAAAGAGCAAAAAATGGGCGATTTTAAATTATTACCACAAGCACAGGAATTCAACATAACAGGAGTAAGCTCATTTTCATATGATACCCCTATAGGTTACAAGGCTAACGGTCAGGAAAAACTACCTATCCTTACCAGAGAGTTAATTGGATTAAAAGAAGTTACCGATAAGAGCATATCGCAACTTGTATATCAAATAGATACTGAAATGGATATTCCTTCAGAAGGTTATACACTAACTATTGAAGATAACATCATCAACATAAAGGCTAAGGATGAAGCCGGACTTTTTTATGCCTTTACTACGTTAGAGCAATTATATGAAGATGCCAAGGATCAAAAAGTAAACCTGCCTTTGTGCCATATTACAGATTTCCCTGAACTCTCGTACAGGGCAATACACTTGGATGTAAAACATCATTTGGAAAAACCAGAATACTACTACGGCTTAATGAATAAACTGGCAAGTTTTAAGGTTAATGGGATAATCTTGGAAATAGAAGATAAATTAAAGTTTAAACGACAGCCAACCATAGCCTCCGAAGATGCATTGAGTATTGAGGAATGGAGAAAAATAAGTGATTACGCCAAGGAACGACACATAGAGATCAGTCCGTTGGTACAAGGTCTTGGCCATGCATCCTTTATATTAAAACATCCAGAGTATTTTGATCTAAGGGACGATGTTAGTCGGGATTGGGCATTTAATCCCCTAGACCCTAAAACCTACGAAGTACAGTTTGATTTATATTTGGATGCCATGGAAGCCTTTCCCCACGGAAAATACCTTCATGTAGGGGGAGACGAGGTACATACCACCGGAAGGGGAAGTAAAGAACCCGCCCTAAAATTACAATTAATGTGGCTAGACAAGGTATCAAAGTTTGCGGAAGAACACGGCAGAACACCTATTTTCTGGGATGATATGCCATTGCAACAGGCAGATGTCTACGCACCGATGTTTAAGCCGGAAATGACCGAGGAGGAAGTAAATAAGATCTGGGAAGAAAACGAACATAAATTGCTGGCATTTTTGGATGATTTTCCGAAAAACTGTATATATATGCGTTGGAATTATGAAACCCCTCAGGCTTATGGAAACATAAAGGCTATGCAATGGTTTACGGACCATGGCATGGAGGTTATGGGCGCTACCGCCGGACAGACACGATGGGTATTAATGCCCCAAAACGACAGTAACATGGATAATATAAGGGCGTTTGCTGTCAATTCCATAGAAAGTGGATCAAAGGGATTACTACTAACCCTATGGGATGATGACTCTCCGCATTTTGAATTGTACATGCGTGGCATTTTGGCCTTTGCTGAATATTCATGGGTGGGAGACAAACGCACTAACGAAGAGCTGAAAATGGCTTTTAGACAACGGGAATACGGTTACCCCATGGCGACCGCAGAAAATGCGTTTATAACGAATTTGGAAGGACCAGTAGCATTTTGGAAAAATGCGTTGTTAAAAGGAAACAAGCGCAATTATCTGAGTACCATGAAACAGCCTTTGGAAGATGGAGTGATGGACTTTCCCGATATAAACGACAAAGGCACTTGGAGTATTACCCATAAGGAGCGTCTAGAAAAGGCGGCACAAATTCTGGAACTTACGGACAGCATTGCCCTAAAAATTAAGTCGGCCCGATCCACTGCCCTTAGAAACGACTACAACCTTCAGGTGTATGAGCAGGTGAATAAATTGGCACAATACAGTCCCAAGATTTTATTGGCACTCAAGGAATATGATACCGCTAAAGATCAGAACGCTATAAAAGCTTCGGCAACAAAATTAAAGGAGTTGGAATTGGGCTTCAATTCCCTCAGAAAAGAATTGGAAGAGGTGTACAGCAAAACGCGGATCCTTACAAAACCAGAGAATTATATCTTGGATCAGGATCACCATGTACATTTGGCCAACCAATCCATAAACTTCGATTGGCAATTTTATGCCGAAATGATGTTCTTTCAAAAACTAGATCGAGAACTGGAGAAAGAAATCTATATGGAAACTACAGACCCTTTAAAAAAATAA
- a CDS encoding DUF1569 domain-containing protein — translation MKNIFDLKVTEEVIARINKLTPTTVPHWGKMNVAQMLAHCNVPYEMVYTNKHPKPNSLMKFMLKLIVKQAVVNEKPYKKNSRTAPAFLIVDERNFDVEKDRLIEHLLKTQKLGEEYFHEKESHSFGKLTKTEWNNLFYKHLNHHLEQFGV, via the coding sequence ATGAAAAATATATTTGACCTTAAAGTAACTGAGGAAGTCATTGCCAGAATTAATAAGCTAACCCCAACTACTGTCCCTCATTGGGGGAAAATGAATGTAGCACAAATGCTGGCCCATTGCAACGTGCCTTATGAAATGGTATATACTAACAAACATCCCAAACCGAACAGTTTAATGAAGTTTATGCTAAAGCTAATTGTAAAGCAAGCTGTAGTTAACGAAAAACCTTATAAGAAAAATAGCAGGACTGCCCCAGCATTTTTAATAGTGGATGAAAGGAATTTTGACGTTGAAAAAGACCGTTTAATTGAACATCTTTTAAAAACCCAAAAGCTAGGAGAGGAATATTTTCATGAAAAAGAGTCACATTCCTTTGGAAAGCTGACCAAAACAGAATGGAATAACCTTTTTTACAAGCACTTAAACCATCATTTAGAGCAATTTGGTGTTTAA
- a CDS encoding Gfo/Idh/MocA family protein: MDKTIDRMKKQIKNSSKILSFPSLILMLLLTPLNLSSQLNNEPIRLGVAGLSHDHVHWILGRQDQTDLKIVGIVEPNKELVARHAKHYGFSMDLVFDTLEEMIAETQPQAVAAFGSIYEHLAVVEACAPKGVHVMVEKPLAVSMDHAFKMKSLAEKYNIHLLTNYETSWYATNHKANEIVQAGKIGDLRKIVVHDGHKGPKEIGVSKEFLEWLTDPKLNGAGALTDFGCYGANLITWLTKGQKPEAVMALAQTFKPDTYPNVDDEATIILQFPKMQGIIQASWNWPFSRKDMEVYGSTGYVISENATEMTSKFKADKNKQKDTLNPLTNPYRDPFALLAAVINNEITLQDYDLPALANNMIVVEILEAAKESVRTGKWISLK, encoded by the coding sequence ATGGATAAAACGATTGATAGGATGAAGAAGCAGATAAAGAACTCCTCAAAAATTCTAAGTTTTCCTTCGCTAATACTGATGCTTTTACTAACTCCCTTAAACCTAAGTAGCCAGCTAAACAACGAGCCCATTAGACTTGGTGTAGCCGGACTTTCCCATGACCATGTGCATTGGATTTTGGGACGACAGGACCAAACCGATCTGAAAATTGTGGGGATTGTGGAACCCAATAAGGAATTAGTGGCAAGACATGCAAAACACTATGGGTTTTCTATGGATCTGGTATTTGACACCTTAGAGGAAATGATCGCAGAAACCCAGCCTCAAGCGGTGGCTGCTTTTGGAAGTATATACGAGCATTTGGCGGTAGTAGAAGCTTGTGCCCCAAAAGGCGTACATGTAATGGTAGAAAAGCCATTGGCGGTGAGCATGGATCATGCCTTTAAAATGAAGTCCCTTGCCGAAAAATACAATATCCATCTACTGACTAACTATGAGACCAGCTGGTACGCAACCAATCACAAGGCCAATGAGATAGTGCAAGCCGGAAAAATAGGGGATTTACGAAAAATTGTGGTCCATGACGGACATAAAGGCCCCAAAGAAATTGGGGTCAGTAAGGAATTTTTAGAATGGTTGACCGATCCAAAATTGAACGGCGCAGGCGCTTTGACAGATTTTGGCTGCTACGGTGCCAATTTAATTACATGGCTTACAAAGGGTCAAAAACCGGAAGCTGTTATGGCCTTGGCCCAGACTTTTAAACCTGATACCTATCCCAACGTAGATGATGAGGCAACTATAATATTGCAATTTCCAAAAATGCAGGGAATTATCCAAGCTTCCTGGAATTGGCCATTTTCCAGAAAAGATATGGAGGTTTACGGCAGCACAGGATACGTCATTAGTGAAAATGCGACCGAAATGACATCGAAATTTAAGGCTGACAAAAACAAACAAAAAGATACGCTAAACCCTCTTACAAACCCCTATAGAGATCCTTTTGCTTTATTAGCGGCGGTTATCAATAATGAAATCACCCTACAAGACTATGATTTGCCAGCACTTGCAAACAATATGATTGTTGTGGAAATCTTGGAAGCCGCAAAAGAAAGTGTACGAACAGGGAAATGGATTAGTTTGAAATAA
- a CDS encoding aldehyde dehydrogenase translates to MDKMQEIVALQKKFFQTNATKEVNFRIAQLKKLESLLRENEDFLHEAIYKDFKKSAFENYTTEISLLYHDIKEAVKKISKWSKKKRVRTNLVNLPAKSYIIPEPLGVSLIIGAWNYPYQLSIAPAIAAIAAGNTVILKPSELPINTSKAMAKLINENFDPNFFRVVEGGVPETTALLNQDFDKIFFTGSVSVGKIVYQAAAKNLIPVTLELGGKSPAIITENCDLKITVKRLIWGKFLNAGQTCIAPDYVVVHKSVKNKFLELAKKEIEESKFLVEEDNYVQIINDANVARLIALIDADKVYTGGKYNTDTRIIEPTILTDVTFEDNVMKDEIFGPILPVIEYEDLDAIIAKIKEMPKPLSCYVFTKDKEYKQKVLNQISFGGGAVNDTVMHISNSNMGFGGVGDSGIGAYHGEYGFKAFSHYKGILDKPTWIEPNLKYYPHTKSKLKWIKRLIG, encoded by the coding sequence ATGGATAAAATGCAAGAAATAGTAGCACTACAAAAAAAATTCTTCCAAACCAATGCTACAAAAGAGGTGAATTTTAGGATTGCCCAATTAAAAAAATTGGAGTCCTTACTAAGGGAAAATGAAGATTTCCTGCATGAAGCTATTTATAAGGATTTTAAAAAATCGGCCTTTGAAAATTACACCACGGAGATAAGTCTACTTTACCACGACATAAAGGAAGCGGTTAAAAAGATTTCAAAATGGTCAAAGAAAAAACGAGTTCGAACAAATTTGGTCAATTTGCCTGCAAAATCGTACATTATTCCAGAGCCTCTAGGAGTAAGTTTAATTATTGGCGCATGGAATTACCCGTATCAATTGTCGATTGCCCCTGCCATTGCAGCTATTGCTGCCGGAAACACCGTTATCCTTAAACCCAGTGAGCTCCCCATCAATACCAGTAAGGCCATGGCTAAACTGATCAATGAAAACTTTGATCCCAATTTCTTTAGGGTAGTAGAAGGAGGCGTTCCCGAAACCACGGCACTTCTAAATCAAGATTTCGATAAAATATTTTTCACCGGCAGTGTATCCGTGGGGAAAATTGTCTACCAAGCAGCAGCCAAAAATCTAATCCCCGTAACCTTGGAATTGGGAGGTAAGAGTCCCGCTATAATTACAGAAAATTGTGATCTTAAGATTACGGTCAAAAGATTAATTTGGGGCAAATTTTTAAATGCTGGTCAGACTTGTATTGCCCCCGATTATGTAGTGGTACATAAATCCGTAAAAAATAAGTTTTTAGAACTGGCAAAAAAAGAAATAGAAGAATCCAAGTTTTTAGTGGAAGAGGACAATTACGTCCAAATTATAAACGATGCTAATGTAGCGCGACTAATTGCGTTGATCGATGCCGATAAAGTATACACCGGTGGGAAATACAATACGGATACCCGAATTATTGAACCTACTATTTTAACGGATGTCACTTTTGAGGACAACGTAATGAAAGACGAAATATTTGGACCCATCCTTCCTGTAATCGAATATGAGGATCTAGATGCCATAATTGCCAAGATAAAGGAAATGCCCAAACCATTGTCCTGTTATGTTTTCACCAAGGATAAAGAGTACAAGCAAAAAGTACTTAACCAAATTTCTTTCGGCGGGGGTGCAGTTAACGATACTGTTATGCATATTTCCAACAGCAATATGGGGTTTGGTGGTGTTGGAGATAGTGGCATAGGTGCGTATCATGGGGAATACGGTTTTAAGGCATTTTCTCATTATAAGGGAATATTAGACAAACCCACCTGGATAGAACCTAATTTAAAATATTATCCGCACACTAAAAGTAAATTAAAATGGATAAAACGATTGATAGGATGA
- a CDS encoding M14 family zinc carboxypeptidase, with the protein MKKLLFSLLILVATLGISQEIKSPAQFLGYELGTAFTRHHRVVDYYEHLATNAADRVQLIEYGQTNEKRPLILAYVSNAENIKNLKPIREAHINNSKGGDTPSKAIVWLSYNVHGNESVSTEASMQTIYDLLTKKSDYLDDTVVIIDPCLNPDGRERYVNWYYQYKNSPNNVDPNSKEHHEGWWSGRSNHYMFDLNRDWAWLTQVESRHRLKVFNQWLPHIHVDFHEQGVDNPYFFAPAAEPFHEVVTDFQREFQVIIGKNNAKYFDANGWFYFTKEIFDLLYPSYGDTYPTYNGGIGMTYEQGGSGRAGLGIKTSIGDTLTLKDRIAHHLTTGLSTVEVASQNTTRLNEEFQKFYQNKNFKFKSYVLSGNPDKLEALGNLLQSHEITYGWATNSSVKGYDYNSGKVKTIKTTSENMVVSTDQTKGTLVKVLLEPHTKLSDSLTYDITAWSLPFAYGLDATATETLVNIAPEESTSVAKNTPTNLSKDAYAYIADWNSMKDARFLSELLKKNIRVRYANQPFTVAGKVFDRGSLIITKGDNRNHKNFIDSLENIAQNHQVLLTASQSGFVEKGKDFGSSNVPMITDSKIAILSGEPTSTLQFGEVWHFFEQQLHYPVTILDASYYSRVDLSEYDVLILPNGWYSDFFDKKKLTDLKQFVHNGGKLIAMDGAIKGINGKEGFAIKEKEIKKDSLATLHPYDDSEREYIKNSITGAIFKAKVDPTHPLAYGYPDQYFTLKLGEEAYRKLENGNVVYLEKNSAPVSGFAGSEARKKIDETLIFGVENHGKGQVIYMVDNPLFRGFWENGKLFFVNALFMVQ; encoded by the coding sequence ATGAAAAAACTACTATTCTCACTTCTAATATTAGTGGCCACTCTGGGAATTTCTCAAGAAATAAAATCGCCAGCTCAATTTTTGGGATATGAATTGGGAACAGCATTTACAAGGCACCATCGGGTAGTGGATTACTACGAACACCTTGCTACCAACGCCGCGGACCGAGTGCAACTAATAGAATACGGACAAACCAACGAAAAAAGACCCTTGATTCTTGCCTATGTTTCAAATGCAGAAAACATTAAAAACTTGAAACCAATCCGTGAAGCGCATATAAACAATAGCAAGGGAGGGGATACACCTTCAAAGGCAATTGTTTGGTTGAGTTATAATGTACACGGTAATGAAAGTGTAAGCACCGAGGCCTCCATGCAGACCATATATGATTTATTGACCAAAAAATCGGATTATTTGGACGATACCGTTGTTATTATAGATCCATGTTTAAACCCCGATGGACGTGAAAGGTATGTTAACTGGTACTATCAATATAAAAATTCTCCGAACAATGTTGACCCAAATAGCAAGGAACACCACGAAGGATGGTGGAGCGGAAGGTCCAATCACTACATGTTCGATCTTAATCGGGATTGGGCATGGCTTACCCAAGTAGAAAGTCGGCACCGCTTAAAAGTATTTAACCAATGGCTACCACATATACATGTGGATTTCCATGAGCAGGGTGTGGATAATCCCTATTTTTTTGCTCCTGCGGCAGAACCTTTTCATGAAGTAGTCACCGATTTTCAACGCGAATTTCAGGTTATCATCGGAAAAAATAATGCGAAATATTTTGACGCCAACGGATGGTTTTATTTTACCAAAGAAATTTTTGATCTGTTATATCCAAGTTATGGCGACACCTACCCTACCTATAATGGTGGTATAGGCATGACCTATGAACAAGGTGGCAGTGGCCGTGCGGGACTGGGAATAAAGACCAGTATTGGAGACACCCTAACCCTAAAAGATAGGATTGCCCATCATTTAACTACAGGTCTTTCCACAGTAGAGGTGGCTTCCCAAAATACAACCCGATTAAATGAGGAATTTCAAAAGTTTTATCAAAATAAAAATTTCAAATTCAAAAGCTATGTCCTTAGCGGAAATCCCGATAAACTGGAGGCCTTGGGCAACTTACTGCAATCCCACGAAATAACTTATGGCTGGGCAACAAATAGTTCGGTTAAAGGGTATGATTACAATTCAGGAAAAGTAAAAACGATAAAAACAACCTCTGAAAATATGGTGGTCTCTACGGACCAAACCAAGGGAACCTTGGTAAAAGTACTTTTGGAGCCCCATACTAAATTAAGTGATTCCCTTACCTATGATATCACGGCCTGGTCCCTACCCTTTGCCTATGGCTTGGATGCAACTGCGACAGAAACATTGGTAAACATAGCGCCCGAGGAAAGCACGAGTGTTGCAAAAAATACTCCAACAAACTTGTCCAAGGATGCCTACGCCTACATTGCGGATTGGAATAGCATGAAAGATGCCCGATTTTTATCGGAACTATTAAAGAAAAATATTAGGGTTCGTTACGCCAACCAACCGTTTACGGTAGCGGGTAAGGTATTTGATCGCGGCAGTTTGATCATTACCAAGGGCGACAATAGAAACCATAAAAACTTTATTGATTCCTTGGAAAATATTGCTCAAAATCACCAGGTTTTACTGACCGCCTCTCAATCGGGATTTGTGGAAAAAGGCAAGGATTTTGGATCAAGCAATGTACCAATGATCACCGACTCCAAAATAGCTATCTTATCTGGAGAACCTACCAGTACCCTGCAATTTGGGGAGGTTTGGCATTTTTTTGAACAACAACTTCACTATCCGGTTACGATATTGGATGCCAGCTACTACAGCAGGGTAGACTTATCGGAATATGACGTTCTAATCCTCCCCAACGGTTGGTATAGCGATTTTTTTGACAAAAAGAAATTGACCGATTTAAAGCAATTTGTTCACAATGGAGGAAAATTAATAGCCATGGATGGTGCTATTAAGGGTATAAATGGAAAGGAAGGTTTTGCAATCAAAGAAAAGGAAATTAAGAAGGATAGTTTGGCAACACTTCACCCTTATGACGATTCTGAACGCGAATACATAAAAAACAGCATTACTGGAGCCATTTTTAAGGCAAAAGTAGACCCTACACATCCCTTAGCATATGGATATCCTGATCAATATTTCACCTTAAAGCTAGGGGAGGAAGCTTATAGAAAGCTCGAAAACGGTAACGTAGTCTACCTAGAAAAGAATAGTGCTCCAGTTTCCGGCTTCGCAGGAAGCGAGGCACGAAAAAAAATTGACGAAACCCTCATTTTTGGAGTGGAGAATCACGGTAAAGGCCAAGTAATCTATATGGTGGACAATCCTTTGTTCCGCGGATTTTGGGAAAATGGAAAACTATTTTTTGTGAACGCCTTATTTATGGTGCAATAG
- the bshC gene encoding bacillithiol biosynthesis cysteine-adding enzyme BshC, producing the protein MEVKGIPFKKTGYFSNLICDYLDGKPALDPFYNRKPELGEFKDQIKEKASFSPEHRQVLSRVLKGQYINTKISSASETNILLLKEKSTYTVVTGHQLNLFTGPLYFLYKIITTINLTKTLKREYPENDFVPIYWMATEDHDFEEINYFNFRGKKLRWNKSVSGAVGPLDTDGLQAISEAFSNEIGSSINANKLKEWFKRAYLEHDTLDEATRFLANELFGEHGLVILDGNDVQLKNLFIPYIKRDLLEQKSYKMVEKTISGLGELTENYGIQVNPREINYFYLVDGVRERIVEQEGKYYINETKIQFSKEEILKELEDYPERFSPNVITRPLYQEVILPNLCYVGGGGELAYWLQLKAMFNEMEVPFPILLLRNSALVITQKQVEKLDNMDISIADLFLKQSSFINKKIREISNIDIDFTPQKNHLIQQFKGMYDLAETTDASFLGAVKAQEVKQLKGLNQLEKRLLKAQKRKLEDQVVRMTEIQNQLFPNKSLQERNLNFSELYLEYGDRLIPYLIEALNPLVGDFTIVKMD; encoded by the coding sequence ATGGAAGTCAAAGGCATACCCTTTAAAAAAACAGGTTATTTTTCTAATTTAATATGTGATTATTTGGATGGGAAGCCAGCTTTGGATCCCTTCTACAATAGAAAACCCGAGCTGGGGGAATTTAAGGATCAAATTAAGGAGAAGGCTAGTTTTTCTCCCGAACATAGGCAGGTATTGTCCAGGGTCTTAAAGGGACAATATATAAACACCAAGATTTCCAGTGCTTCCGAGACCAATATTCTGTTGCTAAAAGAGAAATCGACCTATACCGTGGTGACGGGGCATCAATTAAATTTGTTTACCGGTCCTCTGTACTTTTTATACAAGATAATTACCACGATTAATCTTACTAAAACCCTTAAACGGGAGTATCCAGAAAATGACTTTGTGCCCATTTATTGGATGGCGACCGAGGATCATGATTTTGAAGAGATCAATTACTTTAATTTCCGGGGGAAAAAATTGCGATGGAACAAAAGTGTCTCTGGGGCAGTAGGGCCTTTGGATACAGATGGGCTACAAGCTATAAGCGAAGCCTTTTCCAATGAAATAGGAAGCAGTATAAATGCCAATAAACTTAAAGAATGGTTTAAAAGAGCCTATTTGGAACACGATACCTTGGATGAGGCTACCCGTTTTTTGGCCAATGAGCTGTTTGGTGAACACGGATTAGTGATATTGGATGGGAACGATGTTCAATTGAAAAACCTTTTTATTCCCTATATCAAAAGAGATTTATTGGAGCAAAAATCCTATAAAATGGTCGAAAAGACTATATCTGGCTTAGGGGAGTTGACAGAAAATTACGGGATTCAGGTTAATCCTAGAGAAATCAACTACTTTTATTTGGTTGATGGGGTTCGCGAACGGATAGTGGAACAGGAAGGGAAATATTATATTAATGAAACTAAGATTCAATTTTCCAAAGAAGAGATTCTAAAGGAACTAGAGGATTATCCTGAAAGATTTTCACCAAATGTAATTACCAGACCGCTATACCAAGAGGTTATTTTACCCAACTTATGTTATGTTGGCGGTGGGGGAGAACTGGCCTATTGGTTACAATTAAAAGCCATGTTCAATGAGATGGAAGTGCCCTTTCCCATTCTCTTACTTCGAAACTCTGCCTTGGTTATCACCCAAAAGCAAGTTGAAAAATTAGATAATATGGATATTTCCATTGCAGATCTGTTTTTAAAGCAAAGTAGTTTTATCAATAAGAAAATTCGAGAAATTTCTAATATAGACATCGATTTTACCCCGCAAAAGAATCATTTAATACAACAGTTTAAAGGCATGTACGACTTGGCTGAAACTACCGACGCCTCTTTTTTAGGAGCAGTAAAGGCGCAGGAAGTCAAGCAGTTAAAAGGATTAAATCAGCTAGAAAAACGCTTGTTGAAGGCGCAAAAGCGGAAGCTCGAGGATCAGGTGGTGCGAATGACAGAGATTCAGAATCAACTTTTTCCAAATAAGTCCCTACAGGAGCGTAATCTTAATTTTTCGGAACTTTATTTGGAATATGGAGACCGATTGATTCCCTATCTAATAGAGGCTCTTAATCCTTTGGTAGGAGATTTTACAATTGTAAAAATGGATTAA